A genomic region of Mus musculus strain C57BL/6J chromosome 7, GRCm38.p6 C57BL/6J contains the following coding sequences:
- the Olfr521 gene encoding olfactory receptor 521, which produces MENIACNGSGNSQTSFYLTGIPSLQKSLFLPVFLIFLLLYLLILVGNALILVAVVTERSLHKPMYFFLINLSALDILFTTTTVPKMLSLLLLGDRFLSFPACFLQMYLFHSFSCSEAFILVVMAYDRYVAICRPLHYPVHMTPQTNTALAASAWITALLLPIPAVIQTSQMAFDNIAYIYHCFCDHLAVVQASCSDTTPQTLMGFCIAMVVSFLPLLLVLLSYARILSSVLRINSKEGRSKAFSTCSSHLLVVGTYYSSIAIAYVAYRADLPLDFHIMGNVVYAILTPVLNPLIYTLRNKDVKSAITKMMCHQDPKSIGKP; this is translated from the coding sequence ATGGAAAACATAGCCTGTAATGGGTCAGGGAACTCTCAGACTAGCTTCTACCTTACCGGCATCCCCTCTCTACAAAAATCGCTCTTCCTTCCCGtcttcctcatctttctcctcctctacCTGCTCATCCTGGTGGGGAACGCCCTGATCCTGGTGGCTGTGGTGACCGAGCGCAGCCTCCACAagcccatgtacttcttcctaaTCAACCTCTCGGCTCTAGACATCCTCTTCACCACAACCACTGTCCCGAAGAtgctgtccctgctcctgctgggaGACCGCTTCCTCAGTTTCCCTGCCTGCTTCCTGCAGATGTATCTGTTCCACAGTTTCTCCTGCTCAGAAGCCTTCATCCTGGTGgtcatggcctatgaccgctatgtggctatCTGCCGCCCTCTGCACTACCCCGTCCACATGACCCCACAGACAAACACTGCACTGGCAGCCAGTGCCTGGATCACCGCCCTCCTCCTGCCCATCCCAGCAGTGATACAGACTTCCCAGATGGCGTTTGACAACATTGCCTACATCTACCACTGCTTCTGTGACCACCTGGCCGTGGTCCAGGCCTCCTGCTCAGACACCACTCCCCAGACACTCATGGGCTTCTGCATTGCCATGGTGgtgtccttcctccccctcctcctggtgCTCCTCTCCTATGCCCGCATCCTGTCCTCAGTACTTCGGATCAACTCCAAGGAAGGGCGTTCCAAAGCCTTCTCCACCTGCAGTTCCCACCTCCTGGTGGTGGGCACCTACTACTCGTCCATCGCCATAGCCTATGTGGCTTACCGGGCTGACCTACCCTTGGACTTCCACATCATGGGGAATGTAGTCTATGCAATTCTCACCCCTGTTCTCAACCCTCTCATCTACACCCTGAGGAACAAAGATGTCAAGTCGGCCATCACTAAAATGATGTGTCACCAGGATCCAAAGAGTATTGGAAAGCCCTAA